Proteins from a genomic interval of Quercus robur chromosome 9, dhQueRobu3.1, whole genome shotgun sequence:
- the LOC126698405 gene encoding dehydration-responsive element-binding protein 1B-like — MDIFKQFSDPQYLVGSDIWSSESESGSTRMVNLSDEEVMLASRNPKKRAGRKKFKETRHPVYRGVRRRNSGKWVCEVREPNKKSRIWLGTFPTAEMAARAHDVAAITLRGKSACLNFADSAWRLPVPVSAEAKDIQRTAAEAAEAFRPAESDVVSEDEMRPMRKNAMSSATTKMEAEGVFFMDEEAVFGMPGLLTNMAEGMLLPPPHYYGGDDMETDIDVSLWSHSI, encoded by the coding sequence ATGGATATTTTTAAGCAATTTTCAGATCCACAGTATTTAGTAGGGTCTGATATTTGGTCCTCTGAGTCAGAGAGTGGCAGTACTCGCATGGTAAACTTGTCAGACGAGGAGGTCATGTTGGCTTCAAGGAATCCTAAGAAACGAGCTGGGAGAAAGAAGTTTAAGGAGACAAGACACCCAGTGTACCGTGGAGTTAGAAGAAGAAACTCCGGGAAATGGGTTTGTGAAGTTCGTGAGCCCAATAAGAAGTCAAGGATTTGGCTTGGGACTTTCCCCACTGCAGAAATGGCAGCGCGTGCACATGACGTAGCGGCAATTACGCTCCGAGGCAAGTCTGCATGTCTCAATTTTGCTGACTCGGCGTGGCGGCTACCAGTGCCTGTGTCGGCAGAGGCAAAGGATATTCAACGAACAGCAGCCGAGGCGGCCGAGGCATTTCGGCCCGCGGAGTCAGACGTGGTATCCGAGGATGAAATGAGGCCAATGAGGAAAAATGCAATGTCGTCTGCGACAACAAAGATGGAGGCAGAAGGTGTGTTTTTTATGGATGAGGAGGCGGTTTTCGGCATGCCAGGGTTGTTAACAAATATGGCAGAGGGGATGTTGTTGCCTCCACCTCATTACTATGGTGGAGATGACATGGAAACCGATATTGACGTGTCATTATGGAGTCactcaatttga
- the LOC126698404 gene encoding dehydration-responsive element-binding protein 1B-like, giving the protein MDIFKHFSYPQYLVGYDIWSSESESDSARMMKLSNEEVMLASKTPKKQAGRKKFKETRHPVYRGVRRKNSKKWVCEVREPNKKSRIWLGTFPTVEMAARAHDVAAMALRGHSACLNFADSTWRLPMPASVEAKDIQRAAVEAAEMFRPTELDKASGDELRPMGKNAMSVATTVEATETEAKGVFFIDEEAVFGMPRLLENMAEGMLLPPPHYYGGDDMETDTDVSLWSYSI; this is encoded by the coding sequence ATGGATATTTTTAAGCATTTCTCATACCCACAATATCTAGTGGGGTATGATATCTGGTCATCTGAGTCAGAGAGTGACAGTGCTCGCATGATGAAATTGTCGAACGAGGAGGTTATGTTGGCTTCCAAGACTCCTAAGAAACAAGCTGGAAGAAAAAAGTTTAAGGAGACAAGACACCCAGTATACCGTGGAGTGAGGAGGAAAAACTCAAAGAAATGGGTTTGTGAAGTGCGTGAGCCCAATAAGAAGTCAAGGATTTGGCTTGGGACTTTCCCCACGGTTGAAATGGCAGCACGTGCACATGATGTGGCGGCAATGGCCCTTCGCGGCCACTCTGCATGTCTTAATTTTGCCGATTCAACGTGGAGGTTGCCAATGCCAGCATCAGTAGAGGCAAAGGATATTCAGCGGGCTGCAGTCGAGGCGGCCGAGATGTTTAGGCCGACGGAGCTAGACAAGGCATCCGGGGATGAATTGAGGCCAATGGGGAAAAATGCGATGTCGGTCGCAACTACAGTAGAAGCGACGGAGACAGAGGCGAAAGGTGTGTTTTTTATCGATGAGGAGGCGGTTTTTGGCATGCCGAGGTTGTTGGAAAATATGGCAGAAGGGATGTTGTTGCCTCCACCTCATTATTATGGTGGAGATGACATGGAAACTGATACTGACGTGTCATTATGGAGTTACTCAATTTGA